The genome window TCCACGATGCGTTTCATGGATAATGGGGATGCCGGATTCTGCTGCAAGCGAAGCAGCCAGATCAAAAAGCCGCTTGTTATGATCAAAAGAAAAGTAATCTTTTCCGGTCTGGCAGTTGATAAAGACCGGCTTGGCTGCGATCAGATTTCGAAGACACTTTTCATAACTAGCCGCATGCGCATCAATGTCCCGTTCAAATGACTGCCAATACTGACCAATCAGTTCGAGGCCATGCTTGGCCAGCGCTTCCAGGATTACGTCCGTTTCCTCCCGGTCAAAAGGCAGCGCCATCTCAACGCCGTCGTAACCTGCTGATTTTACATGGCTGCAAAAAGCGTCAAAAGGCAGGGTGTTGCCCCATTGCGGCGCATAAAACTTGATTTTCATCTCTTGTGTACTGTAAATGTTATTGAAAAAAGGCTTGCCCACGCCCTATTCTACCGGCTTAGGGCCGATAGCAGGCTATTTTTGATAAATCCAGGCTTATAATGTCTCCTGGCAAACGGCCAGACTTCACTTTCACCAGGACTGATTTTTATATTCATATTTTAATCAAATCACTGATCGACTGCTATGAGAATTGCCACCTATAATGTCAATGGAGTCAATGGCCGGCTGCCAGTGCTGCTGCGCTGGCTGGAAATGACAAAACCCGATGTCGTTTGTTTGCAGGAATTAAAAGCGCCGCAGGAGAAATTTCCCGAAAAAGCCCTATTGGACGCGGGTTACAATGCGATTTGGCATGGTCAGAAAAGCTGGAATGGCGTAGCGATCCTGTCACGGGGCTTGGAACTGAAAGAAGTGCGCAGAACGCTTCCCGGCTATGAAGATGATCTGCATAGCCGATACATTGAGGCCATTGTGAACGGAATGCTCGTAGGCTGTCTTTACCTGCCAAATGGCAACCCGGCGCCCGGGCCGAAGCTGGAATACAAATTGCGCTGGTTCGAACACTTTACAGCACACGCTGCGGAATTGCTGGCTTACGATGTGCCGGTCGTCCTGGCGGGGGACTACAATGTGATGCCCACTGAGCTGGACGTTTACAAACCCGAACGGTGGGTAGACGATGCGCTTTTCCGTCCCGAGGTCCGGGAGGCTTTCAAGAAGGTTGTGGACCAGGGCTGGACGGAT of Dyadobacter chenhuakuii contains these proteins:
- the xth gene encoding exodeoxyribonuclease III, whose protein sequence is MRIATYNVNGVNGRLPVLLRWLEMTKPDVVCLQELKAPQEKFPEKALLDAGYNAIWHGQKSWNGVAILSRGLELKEVRRTLPGYEDDLHSRYIEAIVNGMLVGCLYLPNGNPAPGPKLEYKLRWFEHFTAHAAELLAYDVPVVLAGDYNVMPTELDVYKPERWVDDALFRPEVREAFKKVVDQGWTDAIRKLHPDETIYTFWDYFRNAYGRNAGLRIDHFLLSPHVDARLLAAGVDKEVRGWEKSSDHAPTWIDIADPEE